The proteins below come from a single Vidua chalybeata isolate OUT-0048 chromosome 1, bVidCha1 merged haplotype, whole genome shotgun sequence genomic window:
- the MIOS gene encoding GATOR complex protein MIOS isoform X3 — protein MSGSKPDILWAPHHVDRFVVCDSELSLYHIDSAVSSELKAGSLRLSEETTATLLSINSDTPYMKCVAWYPKYDPECLLAVGQANGRVVLTSLGQDHNSKSKDLIGKEFVPKHARQCNTLAWNPLDSNWLAAGLDKHRADFSVLIWDISSKYAPETAVATEKVRLSAGDAEAGLVVTKPLYELGQNDACLSLCWLPRDQKLLLAGMHRNLAIFDLRNTSQKIFVNTKAVQGVTVDPYFHDRVASFYEGQVAIWDLRKFEKPVLTLTEQPKPLTKVAWCPTRTGLLATLTRDSNIIRLYDMQHTPTPIGDETEPTIIERSVQPCENYIASFAWHPTSQNRMVVVTPNRTMSDFTVFERISLAWSPVTSLMWACGRHLYECTEEGKANSLEKDIATKMRLRALSRYGLDTEQVWRNHLLAGNEDPQLKSLWYTLHFMKQYTEDMDQKLTGNKGPLVYTGIKSIVKSSLGTTENLRHSRSGSDRQADIIQYLSEERSLALQLCGWIKKGTDLDVEPFLNSLEQEGDWERAAAVALFNLDIRRAIQILNKGASSGKGDLNLNVVAMALSGYTDEKNSLWREMCSTLRLQLNNPYLCAMFAFLTSESGSYDGVLYENNVAVRDRVAFACKFLSDAQLNRFIEKLTNEMKEAGNLEGILLTGLTKDGVDLMESYVDRTGDVQTASYCMLQGSPSDVLKDERVQYWIENYRNLLDAWRFWHKRAEFDIHRSKLDPSSKPLAQVFVSCNFCGKSISYSCSAIPHQGRGFSQYGVSGSPTKSKVTSCPGCRKPLPRCALCLINMGTPVSSCPAEDFMCSRTGP, from the exons ATGAGTGGCTCCAAACCTGATATCCTGTGGGCCCCACACCATGTTGACAGATTTGTTGTGTGCGATTCAGAGCTGAGCCTTTATCATATTGACTCTGCTGTAAGTTCAGAGCTCAAGGCAGGGTCATTGCGGCTGTCAGAGGAAACTACGGCTACACTACTGTCAATAAATTCGGATACACCGTACATGAAATGTGTGGCTTGGTATCCCAAGTATGATCCTGAATGTCTGCTTGCTGTTGGACAGGCCAATGGCAGAGTGGTACTTACCAGCCTCGGGCAAGATCACAACTCAAAATCTAAAGATTTGATAGGCAAAGAGTTTGTTCCCAAACACGCTCGGCAATGCAATACCCTGGCGTGGAACCCACTGGATAGCAACTGGCTTGCTGCTGGGTTAGATAAACATCGGGCTGACTTTTCCGTACTGATCTGGGATATCAGCAGCAAATATGCCCCAGAGACTGCAGTCGCTACAGAGAAAGTGAGGCTTTCAGCAGGAGATGCGGAAGCAGGCCTGGTAGTTACAAAACCACTATATGAATTAGGACAGAATGATGcttgtctctctctctgttggCTTCCACGGGATCAGAAACTGCTACTAGCTGGAATGCATCGAAATCTGGCTATCTTTGATCTCAGGAACACAAgccaaaaaatatttgtaaacacCAAGGCTGTCCAGGGAGTGACTGTTGATCCCTATTTCCATGATCGTGTTGCTTCCTTCTATGAAGGTCAGGTTGCCATATGGGATTTAAGAAAGTTTGAAAAGCCTGTTTTGACCCTGACAGAGCAACCAAAACCCTTAACAAAAGTTGCATGGTGTCCAACAAGGACTGGACTATTAGCTACTTTAACAAGGGATAGTAACATCATTAGGCTGTATGACATGCAGCATACTCCCACCCCTATTGGAGATGAAACGGAGCCAACAATAATTGAGAGAAGTGTCCAACCATGTGAAAATTACATTGCTTCATTTGCCTGGCATCCCACAAGTCAAAATCGAATGGTAGTAGTGACTCCCAACAGGACTATGTCCGACTTCACAGTTTTTGAAAGGATTTCTCTTGCATGGAGCCCAGTTACATCCTTAATGTGGGCTTGTGGACGACATTTGTATGAGTGtacagaagaaggaaaggcTAATTCCTTGGAAAAAGACATAGCAACCAAAATGCGCCTCAGAGCTCTGTCAAGGTATGGTCTTGATACTGAACAAGTTTGGAGAAATCACCTCCTAGCTGGAAATGAAGATCCTCAGCTGAAATCGCTTTGGTACACTCTGCATT TTATGAAGCAGTATACTGAAGATATGGATCAAAAACTTACAGGAAACAAAGGTCCCTTAGTTTACACTGGCATTAAATCAATTGTGAAGTCATCTTTGG GAACAACAGAGAACCTCAGGCACAGCAGAAGTGGATCTGATAGACAGGCAGATATTATTCAATATCTGAGTGAGGAGAGATCTTTGGCTTTGCAGCTCTGTGGGTGGATAAAGAAGGGAACAGACTTAGATGTGGAACCTTTCCTAAATTCTTTGGAACAGGAGGGAGACTGGGAGCGAGCTGCTGCTGTAGCACTTTTCAACTTGGACATACGGCGAGCAATACAAATTCTGAATAAAGGGGCTTCCTCAGGAAAAG GTGATCTGAACCTTAATGTAGTAGCAATGGCTCTGTCAGGCTACACAGATGAGAAGAACTCACTTTGGAGAGAAATGTGCAGTACTCTAAGGCTGCAGTTGAACAATCCCTACTTGTGTGCTATGTTTGCTTTCCTGACGAGTGAGTCTGGTTCATATGATGGTGTTTTG TATGAAAATAACGTAGCTGTACGAGACAGAGTGGCATTTGCTTGCAAGTTCCTCAGTGATGCTCAG ctCAACAGGTTTATTGAAAAGCTgacaaatgaaatgaaagaggCTGGGAATTTGGAGGGAATACTGTTAACAGGGCTGACAAAAGATGGAGTTGACTTGATGGAAAGTTATGTTGACAGAACTGGAGATGTCCAGACGGCAAGCTATTGCATGCTACAG GGTTCTCCATCAGATGTACTTAAGGATGAAAGGGTTCAGTACTGGATTGAGAACTACAGGAATCTTTTAGATGCCTGGAGGTTTTGGCATAAACGTGCAGAATTTGATATTCATAGGAGTAAGCTAGATCCCAGCTCAAAGCCTTTAGCCCAG
- the MIOS gene encoding GATOR complex protein MIOS isoform X2 — MSGSKPDILWAPHHVDRFVVCDSELSLYHIDSAVSSELKAGSLRLSEETTATLLSINSDTPYMKCVAWYPKYDPECLLAVGQANGRVVLTSLGQDHNSKSKDLIGKEFVPKHARQCNTLAWNPLDSNWLAAGLDKHRADFSVLIWDISSKYAPETAVATEKVRLSAGDAEAGLVVTKPLYELGQNDACLSLCWLPRDQKLLLAGMHRNLAIFDLRNTSQKIFVNTKAVQGVTVDPYFHDRVASFYEGQVAIWDLRKFEKPVLTLTEQPKPLTKVAWCPTRTGLLATLTRDSNIIRLYDMQHTPTPIGDETEPTIIERSVQPCENYIASFAWHPTSQNRMVVVTPNRTMSDFTVFERISLAWSPVTSLMWACGRHLYECTEEGKANSLEKDIATKMRLRALSRYGLDTEQVWRNHLLAGNEDPQLKSLWYTLHFMKQYTEDMDQKLTGNKGPLVYTGIKSIVKSSLGTTENLRHSRSGSDRQADIIQYLSEERSLALQLCGWIKKGTDLDVEPFLNSLEQEGDWERAAAVALFNLDIRRAIQILNKGASSGKGDLNLNVVAMALSGYTDEKNSLWREMCSTLRLQLNNPYLCAMFAFLTSESGSYDGVLYENNVAVRDRVAFACKFLSDAQLNRFIEKLTNEMKEAGNLEGILLTGLTKDGVDLMESYVDRTGDVQTASYCMLQGSPSDVLKDERVQYWIENYRNLLDAWRFWHKRAEFDIHRSKLDPSSKPLAQVFVSCNFCGKSISYSCSAIPHQGRGFSQYGVSGSPTKSKVTSCPGCRKPLPRCALCLINMGTPVSSCPAGRGREAWCTFCY; from the exons ATGAGTGGCTCCAAACCTGATATCCTGTGGGCCCCACACCATGTTGACAGATTTGTTGTGTGCGATTCAGAGCTGAGCCTTTATCATATTGACTCTGCTGTAAGTTCAGAGCTCAAGGCAGGGTCATTGCGGCTGTCAGAGGAAACTACGGCTACACTACTGTCAATAAATTCGGATACACCGTACATGAAATGTGTGGCTTGGTATCCCAAGTATGATCCTGAATGTCTGCTTGCTGTTGGACAGGCCAATGGCAGAGTGGTACTTACCAGCCTCGGGCAAGATCACAACTCAAAATCTAAAGATTTGATAGGCAAAGAGTTTGTTCCCAAACACGCTCGGCAATGCAATACCCTGGCGTGGAACCCACTGGATAGCAACTGGCTTGCTGCTGGGTTAGATAAACATCGGGCTGACTTTTCCGTACTGATCTGGGATATCAGCAGCAAATATGCCCCAGAGACTGCAGTCGCTACAGAGAAAGTGAGGCTTTCAGCAGGAGATGCGGAAGCAGGCCTGGTAGTTACAAAACCACTATATGAATTAGGACAGAATGATGcttgtctctctctctgttggCTTCCACGGGATCAGAAACTGCTACTAGCTGGAATGCATCGAAATCTGGCTATCTTTGATCTCAGGAACACAAgccaaaaaatatttgtaaacacCAAGGCTGTCCAGGGAGTGACTGTTGATCCCTATTTCCATGATCGTGTTGCTTCCTTCTATGAAGGTCAGGTTGCCATATGGGATTTAAGAAAGTTTGAAAAGCCTGTTTTGACCCTGACAGAGCAACCAAAACCCTTAACAAAAGTTGCATGGTGTCCAACAAGGACTGGACTATTAGCTACTTTAACAAGGGATAGTAACATCATTAGGCTGTATGACATGCAGCATACTCCCACCCCTATTGGAGATGAAACGGAGCCAACAATAATTGAGAGAAGTGTCCAACCATGTGAAAATTACATTGCTTCATTTGCCTGGCATCCCACAAGTCAAAATCGAATGGTAGTAGTGACTCCCAACAGGACTATGTCCGACTTCACAGTTTTTGAAAGGATTTCTCTTGCATGGAGCCCAGTTACATCCTTAATGTGGGCTTGTGGACGACATTTGTATGAGTGtacagaagaaggaaaggcTAATTCCTTGGAAAAAGACATAGCAACCAAAATGCGCCTCAGAGCTCTGTCAAGGTATGGTCTTGATACTGAACAAGTTTGGAGAAATCACCTCCTAGCTGGAAATGAAGATCCTCAGCTGAAATCGCTTTGGTACACTCTGCATT TTATGAAGCAGTATACTGAAGATATGGATCAAAAACTTACAGGAAACAAAGGTCCCTTAGTTTACACTGGCATTAAATCAATTGTGAAGTCATCTTTGG GAACAACAGAGAACCTCAGGCACAGCAGAAGTGGATCTGATAGACAGGCAGATATTATTCAATATCTGAGTGAGGAGAGATCTTTGGCTTTGCAGCTCTGTGGGTGGATAAAGAAGGGAACAGACTTAGATGTGGAACCTTTCCTAAATTCTTTGGAACAGGAGGGAGACTGGGAGCGAGCTGCTGCTGTAGCACTTTTCAACTTGGACATACGGCGAGCAATACAAATTCTGAATAAAGGGGCTTCCTCAGGAAAAG GTGATCTGAACCTTAATGTAGTAGCAATGGCTCTGTCAGGCTACACAGATGAGAAGAACTCACTTTGGAGAGAAATGTGCAGTACTCTAAGGCTGCAGTTGAACAATCCCTACTTGTGTGCTATGTTTGCTTTCCTGACGAGTGAGTCTGGTTCATATGATGGTGTTTTG TATGAAAATAACGTAGCTGTACGAGACAGAGTGGCATTTGCTTGCAAGTTCCTCAGTGATGCTCAG ctCAACAGGTTTATTGAAAAGCTgacaaatgaaatgaaagaggCTGGGAATTTGGAGGGAATACTGTTAACAGGGCTGACAAAAGATGGAGTTGACTTGATGGAAAGTTATGTTGACAGAACTGGAGATGTCCAGACGGCAAGCTATTGCATGCTACAG GGTTCTCCATCAGATGTACTTAAGGATGAAAGGGTTCAGTACTGGATTGAGAACTACAGGAATCTTTTAGATGCCTGGAGGTTTTGGCATAAACGTGCAGAATTTGATATTCATAGGAGTAAGCTAGATCCCAGCTCAAAGCCTTTAGCCCAG
- the MIOS gene encoding GATOR complex protein MIOS isoform X5 gives MSGSKPDILWAPHHVDRFVVCDSELSLYHIDSAVSSELKAGSLRLSEETTATLLSINSDTPYMKCVAWYPKYDPECLLAVGQANGRVVLTSLGQDHNSKSKDLIGKEFVPKHARQCNTLAWNPLDSNWLAAGLDKHRADFSVLIWDISSKYAPETAVATEKVRLSAGDAEAGLVVTKPLYELGQNDACLSLCWLPRDQKLLLAGMHRNLAIFDLRNTSQKIFVNTKAVQGVTVDPYFHDRVASFYEGQVAIWDLRKFEKPVLTLTEQPKPLTKVAWCPTRTGLLATLTRDSNIIRLYDMQHTPTPIGDETEPTIIERSVQPCENYIASFAWHPTSQNRMVVVTPNRTMSDFTVFERISLAWSPVTSLMWACGRHLYECTEEGKANSLEKDIATKMRLRALSRYGLDTEQVWRNHLLAGNEDPQLKSLWYTLHFMKQYTEDMDQKLTGNKGPLVYTGIKSIVKSSLGTTENLRHSRSGSDRQADIIQYLSEERSLALQLCGWIKKGTDLDVEPFLNSLEQEGDWERAAAVALFNLDIRRAIQILNKGASSGKGDLNLNVVAMALSGYTDEKNSLWREMCSTLRLQLNNPYLCAMFAFLTSESGSYDGVLYENNVAVRDRVAFACKFLSDAQLNRFIEKLTNEMKEAGNLEGILLTGLTKDGVDLMESYVDRTGDVQTASYCMLQGSPSDVLKDERVQYWIENYRNLLDAWRFWHKRAEFDIHRSKLDPSSKPLAQLFSYSSSGARF, from the exons ATGAGTGGCTCCAAACCTGATATCCTGTGGGCCCCACACCATGTTGACAGATTTGTTGTGTGCGATTCAGAGCTGAGCCTTTATCATATTGACTCTGCTGTAAGTTCAGAGCTCAAGGCAGGGTCATTGCGGCTGTCAGAGGAAACTACGGCTACACTACTGTCAATAAATTCGGATACACCGTACATGAAATGTGTGGCTTGGTATCCCAAGTATGATCCTGAATGTCTGCTTGCTGTTGGACAGGCCAATGGCAGAGTGGTACTTACCAGCCTCGGGCAAGATCACAACTCAAAATCTAAAGATTTGATAGGCAAAGAGTTTGTTCCCAAACACGCTCGGCAATGCAATACCCTGGCGTGGAACCCACTGGATAGCAACTGGCTTGCTGCTGGGTTAGATAAACATCGGGCTGACTTTTCCGTACTGATCTGGGATATCAGCAGCAAATATGCCCCAGAGACTGCAGTCGCTACAGAGAAAGTGAGGCTTTCAGCAGGAGATGCGGAAGCAGGCCTGGTAGTTACAAAACCACTATATGAATTAGGACAGAATGATGcttgtctctctctctgttggCTTCCACGGGATCAGAAACTGCTACTAGCTGGAATGCATCGAAATCTGGCTATCTTTGATCTCAGGAACACAAgccaaaaaatatttgtaaacacCAAGGCTGTCCAGGGAGTGACTGTTGATCCCTATTTCCATGATCGTGTTGCTTCCTTCTATGAAGGTCAGGTTGCCATATGGGATTTAAGAAAGTTTGAAAAGCCTGTTTTGACCCTGACAGAGCAACCAAAACCCTTAACAAAAGTTGCATGGTGTCCAACAAGGACTGGACTATTAGCTACTTTAACAAGGGATAGTAACATCATTAGGCTGTATGACATGCAGCATACTCCCACCCCTATTGGAGATGAAACGGAGCCAACAATAATTGAGAGAAGTGTCCAACCATGTGAAAATTACATTGCTTCATTTGCCTGGCATCCCACAAGTCAAAATCGAATGGTAGTAGTGACTCCCAACAGGACTATGTCCGACTTCACAGTTTTTGAAAGGATTTCTCTTGCATGGAGCCCAGTTACATCCTTAATGTGGGCTTGTGGACGACATTTGTATGAGTGtacagaagaaggaaaggcTAATTCCTTGGAAAAAGACATAGCAACCAAAATGCGCCTCAGAGCTCTGTCAAGGTATGGTCTTGATACTGAACAAGTTTGGAGAAATCACCTCCTAGCTGGAAATGAAGATCCTCAGCTGAAATCGCTTTGGTACACTCTGCATT TTATGAAGCAGTATACTGAAGATATGGATCAAAAACTTACAGGAAACAAAGGTCCCTTAGTTTACACTGGCATTAAATCAATTGTGAAGTCATCTTTGG GAACAACAGAGAACCTCAGGCACAGCAGAAGTGGATCTGATAGACAGGCAGATATTATTCAATATCTGAGTGAGGAGAGATCTTTGGCTTTGCAGCTCTGTGGGTGGATAAAGAAGGGAACAGACTTAGATGTGGAACCTTTCCTAAATTCTTTGGAACAGGAGGGAGACTGGGAGCGAGCTGCTGCTGTAGCACTTTTCAACTTGGACATACGGCGAGCAATACAAATTCTGAATAAAGGGGCTTCCTCAGGAAAAG GTGATCTGAACCTTAATGTAGTAGCAATGGCTCTGTCAGGCTACACAGATGAGAAGAACTCACTTTGGAGAGAAATGTGCAGTACTCTAAGGCTGCAGTTGAACAATCCCTACTTGTGTGCTATGTTTGCTTTCCTGACGAGTGAGTCTGGTTCATATGATGGTGTTTTG TATGAAAATAACGTAGCTGTACGAGACAGAGTGGCATTTGCTTGCAAGTTCCTCAGTGATGCTCAG ctCAACAGGTTTATTGAAAAGCTgacaaatgaaatgaaagaggCTGGGAATTTGGAGGGAATACTGTTAACAGGGCTGACAAAAGATGGAGTTGACTTGATGGAAAGTTATGTTGACAGAACTGGAGATGTCCAGACGGCAAGCTATTGCATGCTACAG GGTTCTCCATCAGATGTACTTAAGGATGAAAGGGTTCAGTACTGGATTGAGAACTACAGGAATCTTTTAGATGCCTGGAGGTTTTGGCATAAACGTGCAGAATTTGATATTCATAGGAGTAAGCTAGATCCCAGCTCAAAGCCTTTAGCCCAG
- the MIOS gene encoding GATOR complex protein MIOS isoform X4: MSGSKPDILWAPHHVDRFVVCDSELSLYHIDSAVSSELKAGSLRLSEETTATLLSINSDTPYMKCVAWYPKYDPECLLAVGQANGRVVLTSLGQDHNSKSKDLIGKEFVPKHARQCNTLAWNPLDSNWLAAGLDKHRADFSVLIWDISSKYAPETAVATEKVRLSAGDAEAGLVVTKPLYELGQNDACLSLCWLPRDQKLLLAGMHRNLAIFDLRNTSQKIFVNTKAVQGVTVDPYFHDRVASFYEGQVAIWDLRKFEKPVLTLTEQPKPLTKVAWCPTRTGLLATLTRDSNIIRLYDMQHTPTPIGDETEPTIIERSVQPCENYIASFAWHPTSQNRMVVVTPNRTMSDFTVFERISLAWSPVTSLMWACGRHLYECTEEGKANSLEKDIATKMRLRALSRYGLDTEQVWRNHLLAGNEDPQLKSLWYTLHFMKQYTEDMDQKLTGNKGPLVYTGIKSIVKSSLGTTENLRHSRSGSDRQADIIQYLSEERSLALQLCGWIKKGTDLDVEPFLNSLEQEGDWERAAAVALFNLDIRRAIQILNKGASSGKGDLNLNVVAMALSGYTDEKNSLWREMCSTLRLQLNNPYLCAMFAFLTSESGSYDGVLYENNVAVRDRVAFACKFLSDAQLNRFIEKLTNEMKEAGNLEGILLTGLTKDGVDLMESYVDRTGDVQTASYCMLQGSPSDVLKDERVQYWIENYRNLLDAWRFWHKRAEFDIHRSKLDPSSKPLAQVFVSCNFCGKSISYSCSAIPHQGRGFSQYGVSGSPTKSKVTSCPGCRKPLPRCALCLINMGTPVSSCPEDFMCSRTGP, encoded by the exons ATGAGTGGCTCCAAACCTGATATCCTGTGGGCCCCACACCATGTTGACAGATTTGTTGTGTGCGATTCAGAGCTGAGCCTTTATCATATTGACTCTGCTGTAAGTTCAGAGCTCAAGGCAGGGTCATTGCGGCTGTCAGAGGAAACTACGGCTACACTACTGTCAATAAATTCGGATACACCGTACATGAAATGTGTGGCTTGGTATCCCAAGTATGATCCTGAATGTCTGCTTGCTGTTGGACAGGCCAATGGCAGAGTGGTACTTACCAGCCTCGGGCAAGATCACAACTCAAAATCTAAAGATTTGATAGGCAAAGAGTTTGTTCCCAAACACGCTCGGCAATGCAATACCCTGGCGTGGAACCCACTGGATAGCAACTGGCTTGCTGCTGGGTTAGATAAACATCGGGCTGACTTTTCCGTACTGATCTGGGATATCAGCAGCAAATATGCCCCAGAGACTGCAGTCGCTACAGAGAAAGTGAGGCTTTCAGCAGGAGATGCGGAAGCAGGCCTGGTAGTTACAAAACCACTATATGAATTAGGACAGAATGATGcttgtctctctctctgttggCTTCCACGGGATCAGAAACTGCTACTAGCTGGAATGCATCGAAATCTGGCTATCTTTGATCTCAGGAACACAAgccaaaaaatatttgtaaacacCAAGGCTGTCCAGGGAGTGACTGTTGATCCCTATTTCCATGATCGTGTTGCTTCCTTCTATGAAGGTCAGGTTGCCATATGGGATTTAAGAAAGTTTGAAAAGCCTGTTTTGACCCTGACAGAGCAACCAAAACCCTTAACAAAAGTTGCATGGTGTCCAACAAGGACTGGACTATTAGCTACTTTAACAAGGGATAGTAACATCATTAGGCTGTATGACATGCAGCATACTCCCACCCCTATTGGAGATGAAACGGAGCCAACAATAATTGAGAGAAGTGTCCAACCATGTGAAAATTACATTGCTTCATTTGCCTGGCATCCCACAAGTCAAAATCGAATGGTAGTAGTGACTCCCAACAGGACTATGTCCGACTTCACAGTTTTTGAAAGGATTTCTCTTGCATGGAGCCCAGTTACATCCTTAATGTGGGCTTGTGGACGACATTTGTATGAGTGtacagaagaaggaaaggcTAATTCCTTGGAAAAAGACATAGCAACCAAAATGCGCCTCAGAGCTCTGTCAAGGTATGGTCTTGATACTGAACAAGTTTGGAGAAATCACCTCCTAGCTGGAAATGAAGATCCTCAGCTGAAATCGCTTTGGTACACTCTGCATT TTATGAAGCAGTATACTGAAGATATGGATCAAAAACTTACAGGAAACAAAGGTCCCTTAGTTTACACTGGCATTAAATCAATTGTGAAGTCATCTTTGG GAACAACAGAGAACCTCAGGCACAGCAGAAGTGGATCTGATAGACAGGCAGATATTATTCAATATCTGAGTGAGGAGAGATCTTTGGCTTTGCAGCTCTGTGGGTGGATAAAGAAGGGAACAGACTTAGATGTGGAACCTTTCCTAAATTCTTTGGAACAGGAGGGAGACTGGGAGCGAGCTGCTGCTGTAGCACTTTTCAACTTGGACATACGGCGAGCAATACAAATTCTGAATAAAGGGGCTTCCTCAGGAAAAG GTGATCTGAACCTTAATGTAGTAGCAATGGCTCTGTCAGGCTACACAGATGAGAAGAACTCACTTTGGAGAGAAATGTGCAGTACTCTAAGGCTGCAGTTGAACAATCCCTACTTGTGTGCTATGTTTGCTTTCCTGACGAGTGAGTCTGGTTCATATGATGGTGTTTTG TATGAAAATAACGTAGCTGTACGAGACAGAGTGGCATTTGCTTGCAAGTTCCTCAGTGATGCTCAG ctCAACAGGTTTATTGAAAAGCTgacaaatgaaatgaaagaggCTGGGAATTTGGAGGGAATACTGTTAACAGGGCTGACAAAAGATGGAGTTGACTTGATGGAAAGTTATGTTGACAGAACTGGAGATGTCCAGACGGCAAGCTATTGCATGCTACAG GGTTCTCCATCAGATGTACTTAAGGATGAAAGGGTTCAGTACTGGATTGAGAACTACAGGAATCTTTTAGATGCCTGGAGGTTTTGGCATAAACGTGCAGAATTTGATATTCATAGGAGTAAGCTAGATCCCAGCTCAAAGCCTTTAGCCCAG